One segment of Tachyglossus aculeatus isolate mTacAcu1 chromosome 16, mTacAcu1.pri, whole genome shotgun sequence DNA contains the following:
- the TMEM222 gene encoding transmembrane protein 222 yields MAEAEGSWPLLVPPGMAEVEAAAAAAVVSVETAMDGERNRFPHCVVWTPIPVLTWFFPIIGHMGICTSTGIIRDFAGPYFVSEDHMAFGKPVKYWKLDPSKVCVSGPNAWDTAVHDASEEYKHRMHNLCCDNCHSHVALALNLMRYDNSASWNMVKLCLYCLLYGKYVSLGALVKTWLPFLLFLGVILTVTLTLHLR; encoded by the exons ATGGCGGAAGCGGAAGGGAGCTGGCCGCTGCTCGTGCCGCCGGGCATGGCGGAagtggaggcggcggcggcggcggcggtggtgtCCGTGGAGACGGCCATGGATGGGGAGCGGAACCGCTTCCCCCACTGCGTGGTGTGGACGCCCATCCCCGTGCTGAC GTGGTTCTTCCCCATCATCGGCCACATGGGCATCTGCACGTCGACGGGCATCATCCGGGACTTCGCGGGCCCGTACTTTGTCTCC GAGGACCACATGGCCTTCGGAAAGCCCGTGAA GTACTGGAAACTGGACCCGAGCAAAGTGTGCGTCAGTGGCCCCAACGCCTGGGACACGGCCGTGCACGATGCCTCCGAAGAGTACAAGCACCGCatg CACAACCTCTGCTGTGACAACTGCCACTCGCACGTGGCGCTGGCCCTGAATCTGATGCGCTATGACAACAGTGCCAGCTGGAACATGGTGAAGCTGTGCCTCTACTGCCTGCTGTACGGGAAGTACGTGAG CCTCGGGGCCTTGGTGAAGACctggctccccttcctcctcttcctgggcgTCATCCTGACCGTCACCCTGACGCTCCACCTGCGGTGA